The Alkalihalobacillus sp. TS-13 genomic interval TCATTTGAATTTTTATATAGTTTTAAATTCCAATCAATTAGCAGAGGGCGTTGCTGTATGGTTACTTTTGGAAAAACAAATGTCCAGGGCATTGACGCATTGGAAGGTACGACAACCTGTGGTAACTCAAAACGGGATGAAGCGACAACTCCTCTTTCTTTTTCATAATAGTCGATGAGGATTCCGTCCGCTTCAAACGTTTCTGTTGTACCATTTTGGATGAGAACCA includes:
- a CDS encoding SLAP domain-containing protein; protein product: MADKLIFEPSWEKAIAVQDRNKIEQLHKKSPIQEGKLTWTPIRAAMNHQGSLLAMVLIQNGTTETFEADGILIDYYEKERGVVASSRFELPQVVVPSNASMPWTFVFPKVTIQQRPLLIDWNLKLYKNSND